In the genome of Streptomyces fagopyri, the window GCCGTGGGCCCTGCACAACGAACTGTTCGTGGAGTACCTGCGGGCCGGACTCCCCACCGCCCGGCTCCTGGAGGAACTGGCGGAGTAGCGGGGCACCGGCGGAAACGGTCCGGCGCGGGCGGGAAGCAGGGAGGGGGCCGGAGAGGCGGCGGACGGGAGAACCGGCGGAACCGGGGGCTCCGGCCGGCCATCCGCTCGCGAACAAAAAGGACTTCCGTATGAATAAGGTGTAGGGCGTCGGTTCCGTCGGTTTCCCGCGGGCCTCGCGCACCGAGCCGTCCCCCGGCCCCGGACCGGGGCCGGCCCGGACGCAGGAGAGCAGTGACCCCCACTCGGCCCAGCCGTCTCCCGCTCGCCGCCCTCACCGCCGCGCTGGTGGCGGTCCTGGCCGGCTGTGGCGACTCCGGTGCGCTGCGCGCCGCGGGTGAGACGCCCACCGCCGTCGGCCCCGCCAGACTCTGGCCGGAGCTGCCTCCCGCGTCGATGCCCGCCCTCGACTACGGCGAGGCCGACACCGAGACGGTCAAGGGTGTCACCGCGCCGGGCGACGACATGCACAAGGTGAATCCGCTCGACGTGGTGCGCGCCGAGGTGGCCGCGCACCCGGACGAGTACTCCGGCGCGCACGCCTCGTACGCGCCGACGGCCCGGCAGCTGGAGGACTGCGGGAAGAAGGGCGCCCCGGGCGAGGCGTGCCCGGTCCTGAAGGCGTACTACCGCGATCTCACCGGCGACGGGAAGGACGACATGGTGCTCGGCATCCGCTTCCCCCACGACCAGCTGGCCGTACGTGTGTACGCCTTCCTGGACCACAGGCTGGTGCAGGTCATGGGCACCTCGGACAGCGTGGTCAGCGTGGAGCTCGCGGGCCGCCAGGTGATCATCCGTTCGCCCTCGACCCTGCCGGGCTACGAGTTCCGCACGGTGTGGACCTGGGACGCCCACCAGAACGCGATGCTGGCGACCCGCGACGAGATCCTCCGTGTGGGCACCCCCTCCCCCACCCGCGCCACCACCCCCACACCCGCGCCCGTCCCGCCGCCGTCCGCGTCCGCGCCCCCGTTCACGACGTCCGGCCCGTCGGCGAGCGGTTCGTGACGCGCCGCCGACGGCGCCCGCGCACCGCACGGGGCCCGCGGGTCGTGCGCGCCCTGCGGGCCTTCTGCCGTGTCCCCCACTGGACCGCCACCCTCACCTGGAAGGCGACCGCCTTCCTCGCGGTGATGTGCTGCGGCCTCGCCGCCCTCCTCGGCATCCTCGTGCACGTGTCGGTGACCAACCAGACCGTCGGCGAGGCCCGCGGCCGCGCGCTCGACCGGCTGACCGAGGTGACGGCGTCGTACGAGGAGGGCGACCGGCTGCCGCCCGGCGCGGGCGTCGACCTGCCGGGGCTGCCCGCCGCGCTGCGCGAACTGGCCACCGACGGCCACCGCGGCACGATGGTCGGCGACCAGGACACGCACCCCACCATGTGGGCGGCCGGACCCGCCGGCCGGGGGCGGGCGATCACCGTGCAGTTCGACTACGCGCAGGGCGCCCACGCCATCGACGCCCTGGACCGGGCGATCGTGTGGTCCTCGGCACTGGCGATCGGCGCGACGCTGCTGGTGGGGGCGTTCGCGGTGACCCGGGTGACCCGGCGACTGCACGCGACGGCGAGGGTGGCCCGGCGGATCAGCGCCGGCGACCTGGACGCGCGCGTCAACGACCCCCGTACCGTCCATGACTTCCGGGGCGTCCACGACCCCCGTACCGTCGTCGACGCCCGTACGCAGCGCCCGCCGCGGCCCCAGGACGAGGTGGCCGCGGTCGCCGGCGCGCTCGACACGATGGCGGCCTCGCTGCAGAGCAAGCTGCTGAGCGAGCAGCGCTTCACCGCGGACGTGGCGCACGAGCTGCGCACCCCGCTGACCGGGCTGCACGCGGCGGCCGAGCTGCTGCCGCCGGGCCGCCCGACCGAGCTGGTGCGCGACCGGGTCGCCACGC includes:
- a CDS encoding sensor histidine kinase — encoded protein: MCCGLAALLGILVHVSVTNQTVGEARGRALDRLTEVTASYEEGDRLPPGAGVDLPGLPAALRELATDGHRGTMVGDQDTHPTMWAAGPAGRGRAITVQFDYAQGAHAIDALDRAIVWSSALAIGATLLVGAFAVTRVTRRLHATARVARRISAGDLDARVNDPRTVHDFRGVHDPRTVVDARTQRPPRPQDEVAAVAGALDTMAASLQSKLLSEQRFTADVAHELRTPLTGLHAAAELLPPGRPTELVRDRVATLRTLTEDLLEISRLDAGRERLELDSEPLAPLAGRVVRASGTKTGVQVVRDTRVETDRRRLERVLGNLVANAHKHGRVPVVLTVDGPVVTVRDHGDGYPEYLLEHGPQRFRTEGGSKGHGLGLTIALGQAEVLGARLVFANAPDGGALATLTLPQDEEGQRAEREDGEERDEGAGRKGREGRNDRRGRNDEYGRNDGYGDGGP